A genomic region of Candidatus Marimicrobium litorale contains the following coding sequences:
- the mgtE gene encoding magnesium transporter: protein MAQNQTTSRQKLDKLSDALNSGTLVDARRMLNGLAPGDVAHLLESSSPKFRHILWQMVDIEREGEILGELGDDLQAQFLEDMDAAEVKMLTVGLEDDDIADILQQLPGHVTREVLSAMDQQDRSRLERVMHYPDDVAGGLMNTDTITIRARLTLDVVLRYLRRHDTIPEMTDNLIVVNRSDQFIGLLSLRTLLVSDPATSVREMMSTDVEPIPVDMPDTEVARLFERNDWVSAPVVDGNGKLMGRITIDDVVDVIREDADRSLMSMAGLDEDADTFAPLARAAPRRTVWLGINLLTAFIASSFINLFQDTIEKVVALAVLMPIVASMGGVAGTQTLTLMVRGIAMGQVQRNNEFWLINRELSIGLLNGLLWASVVAVAASLWFNDWQLGVIIAAAMIINLVTAALTGALIPLLMSRAHIDPAIAGGVVLTTVTDVVGFVSFLGLATLFYA from the coding sequence ATGGCTCAAAATCAAACAACCTCCCGACAAAAACTGGACAAGCTGTCTGATGCACTCAACAGCGGCACCCTGGTCGATGCCCGTCGCATGCTCAATGGCCTTGCCCCTGGCGACGTGGCGCATCTGCTCGAATCCTCCTCACCCAAATTCCGTCACATACTCTGGCAAATGGTGGACATCGAGCGCGAGGGCGAGATCCTCGGCGAACTGGGCGACGATCTGCAAGCCCAGTTTCTTGAGGACATGGATGCCGCCGAGGTGAAAATGCTGACCGTCGGTCTGGAAGACGACGATATCGCTGATATTCTCCAGCAACTGCCGGGCCACGTAACTCGCGAAGTACTGTCAGCAATGGACCAGCAGGATAGGTCGAGGCTGGAACGTGTCATGCACTACCCGGACGACGTTGCTGGCGGCCTGATGAATACCGACACCATCACTATCCGGGCTCGGCTCACACTGGATGTTGTACTGCGCTATTTACGACGCCACGACACCATACCCGAAATGACCGACAACCTGATTGTAGTCAACCGTTCAGACCAGTTTATCGGTCTACTTTCTCTGCGCACACTGTTGGTTTCTGACCCGGCCACCTCGGTCAGGGAAATGATGAGTACCGATGTCGAACCGATTCCAGTCGACATGCCTGATACTGAGGTGGCTCGTCTGTTCGAGCGCAATGACTGGGTTTCTGCACCGGTTGTCGATGGGAACGGCAAACTCATGGGGCGTATCACGATTGATGACGTGGTAGATGTTATTCGGGAGGACGCCGACCGCTCACTCATGTCCATGGCGGGGCTGGATGAGGATGCCGACACTTTCGCTCCGCTGGCTCGGGCTGCACCGCGCAGGACGGTGTGGCTGGGTATTAACCTGCTGACCGCCTTTATCGCCTCCTCGTTCATCAACCTGTTCCAGGACACCATAGAAAAAGTCGTTGCACTGGCCGTGTTGATGCCAATTGTGGCGTCCATGGGAGGAGTCGCGGGCACCCAGACCCTGACACTGATGGTGCGCGGTATCGCCATGGGGCAGGTGCAGCGTAACAACGAATTTTGGTTGATCAATCGCGAGTTGAGCATTGGCCTGTTAAATGGGCTGTTATGGGCCTCCGTCGTCGCTGTCGCAGCCTCTTTGTGGTTCAACGATTGGCAACTGGGAGTGATAATCGCTGCCGCCATGATTATCAACCTTGTGACCGCGGCACTCACGGGTGCACTCATACCGCTGCTGATGAGCAGGGCTCATATCGACCCTGCTATCGCCGGGGGGGTTGTTCTTACTACCGTAACCGACGTGGTGGGTTTCGTGTCTTTCCTCGGCCTCGCCACCCTGTTTTATGCCTGA
- the yjgA gene encoding ribosome biogenesis factor YjgA, producing MPDLEPNDAPSKSALKREMHRLQALGESLTMLSEPALDKLSIDDDALLSAIRECRQIRSNSARKRHLQYIGKLMRTIDPEPIETALRAMHGKHEEQVNRFHMLEQLRDNILEQGITGVELALSHFPEADRQHLRQIVLQHQREITRQKPPAASRKLFRYLKALAEEQD from the coding sequence ATGCCTGACCTCGAGCCCAATGACGCACCGAGTAAAAGTGCGCTAAAGCGAGAGATGCACCGGCTACAAGCGTTGGGCGAATCCCTTACCATGCTGAGCGAGCCGGCATTGGATAAACTGTCTATTGACGATGACGCACTGTTGTCAGCAATAAGAGAGTGTCGCCAGATTCGCAGCAACAGCGCCCGCAAACGCCACCTCCAGTACATCGGCAAACTGATGCGCACCATCGATCCAGAGCCTATTGAAACGGCCCTGCGTGCGATGCATGGCAAGCACGAAGAACAGGTCAACCGGTTTCATATGCTGGAACAACTGCGCGACAACATTCTGGAACAAGGCATCACCGGGGTGGAACTCGCCCTGTCACACTTCCCCGAGGCAGATCGACAGCACCTGCGCCAAATCGTCCTGCAACACCAACGAGAGATCACCAGACAAAAACCGCCGGCGGCGAGCCGCAAGTTGTTTCGTTACCTCAAGGCATTGGCTGAGGAGCAGGATTAA
- a CDS encoding YhdP family protein — MESAFFHKLGSVLWRVIVLLLVALAIYVSAGRLLMANLERWQVDILQVVNSNVPFIVEAGRVSGQWRGFAPEIILSDLRLSFVSSGENTLELSEGRVTVDVLNSVLSGSVQLTHVVFVDLNLHGELDSDGRFSLRGLGEGEGASTDFLREFLLNVENMTLRNNVLHLRTPAGGSRRLGLDLRLSRDGSERHMEARLTSARGTVISLLADGVGDPTRPESFVGESYVAIQATDLAAAREFISAQPLPAWAEGALELQLWLGWDAGLPSMELQLEGRDWLISSANDSWELPVERLALQASLARSDARWSVTVSDLALEQDEVSLALPALQLGIEGKTAQLLTRDVVLEDVAALMSVSAALPAQLRDIAAALNPRGRLPALEITLSDIEKPRDTWRARANFDDLEVDSYRGAPGSDAISGYVTLSPGEGLVTIDSQNPTLDFPSVFMQPLTFDALHGSLAIDWDTQRVRIDSGVLTTQGEEGTARVLLGLEIPTSPLKAGIEMDLLVGLQDAHPTQRVKYTPYVLNAGLLQWLRDSIGDGVIEQGAFLWRGSLNKDAPQLRTVQLAFNVADMDLTYHSLWPPVTVQEGVILIDNTDVSVWADRAVLYDSVVEDLSVETWLGEQNAILLALQGEVSGPAKDGLQVLNNSPLSGVVGSAFVNWQTEGQLHTRLDILLNLSDGSVPPVVEVVTQWRDVDIMIIPGNLAVDGVSGQFEYSTARGFASRDLQGFLWGQRIAAQFRQEHPDVTDRYDAALSVLNIDLATVANMADVRDWLQLDLLAFADGHTPAIASLRVTPGERSLLTLQSELQGVQLDLPPPWKKLPEQSRPLKLSLLLGAGTMPLSLSLGDDLALLLSIVEGRIDGGALGLETTLPDIEAGVLRVVGHTPLVDVDAWLEFVDTYITAPSQLSAERIELAAPAQTAGSQIPLQRTPTLPHAESSGGLPFEFVIDNVQADRAVFGGTSLQDVTVKLVLEDTLWHFAMDNSWLRAELTLPRSPAPYILDIDYLDLAGLPQVAPSGAGEAIGLQLPPMDITLGNLYHGDVRLGDLALDLHSEAGLMRAEGITGTVAGTRLPPEAPGQLLWQAGGGGYTSLSGHFGFDDLGDTLEQLGYQRIVETDEGAIELDLRWPGAPWEFSVATGEGSVLLDIQSGSFLDVPSGAQGALRVVSILNLADIVSRLSLSHMFESGIPFDSVEGEIYLHRGTVEVPLVEVTGGSSFQLSGLSEIETRSLSGELVATLPVASNLPWIAALAASIPVAAGVYVVSKLFDQQMSRLSSAVYSIGGTWDDPQVNFDRIFDNTAVGGPENNAQLRTGLEPATRVLPAAILEPPADSIRVNPAPQPMP, encoded by the coding sequence GTGGAGAGTGCCTTTTTCCATAAGCTTGGCAGCGTACTTTGGCGTGTTATTGTGCTCCTGCTTGTGGCGCTTGCGATTTACGTGAGTGCAGGACGCTTGCTCATGGCTAACTTGGAGCGTTGGCAGGTAGACATCCTGCAGGTAGTGAATAGCAATGTCCCCTTTATTGTTGAGGCGGGCCGGGTCAGTGGTCAGTGGCGCGGGTTTGCGCCAGAGATCATACTTTCGGATCTTCGTCTGAGTTTTGTGAGCAGCGGCGAAAACACCCTCGAGTTGTCCGAGGGGCGTGTCACAGTTGATGTGCTAAACAGCGTGCTCAGCGGCTCTGTGCAACTGACCCATGTGGTCTTTGTCGATTTAAACCTTCACGGTGAGTTAGACAGTGATGGCCGTTTTTCCCTGCGTGGGCTGGGAGAGGGAGAGGGTGCTAGCACGGATTTCCTGCGCGAATTCCTGCTCAACGTGGAAAACATGACCCTGCGCAATAATGTACTGCACCTCAGGACGCCCGCTGGCGGATCGCGTCGGCTGGGGCTGGATTTACGTCTTTCCCGGGATGGCAGCGAACGCCATATGGAGGCCCGGTTGACTTCTGCCCGGGGCACCGTGATATCGCTGCTGGCAGATGGAGTGGGCGACCCCACCCGGCCGGAGAGTTTCGTTGGCGAGTCGTATGTGGCGATACAGGCCACCGATCTTGCTGCGGCACGGGAGTTTATTTCAGCGCAGCCGCTGCCGGCGTGGGCGGAGGGTGCTTTGGAATTGCAGTTATGGCTGGGTTGGGACGCGGGTTTACCGAGCATGGAATTGCAACTGGAAGGTCGCGACTGGCTGATTTCCTCTGCCAACGATAGCTGGGAGCTGCCCGTGGAGCGCCTCGCCCTGCAGGCCAGCCTGGCGCGCTCCGATGCCCGTTGGTCCGTGACGGTGTCTGACCTTGCGCTCGAGCAGGATGAGGTATCCCTGGCGCTGCCTGCGCTGCAGCTGGGGATTGAAGGCAAAACCGCGCAGCTGCTGACCCGCGATGTGGTTTTGGAAGACGTCGCGGCATTGATGTCTGTATCGGCTGCGTTGCCGGCCCAGTTGCGCGATATTGCTGCTGCGCTGAATCCCCGTGGTCGCCTTCCCGCGCTTGAAATCACCCTCAGTGACATCGAAAAACCCCGTGATACGTGGCGCGCCAGAGCTAACTTCGACGATCTGGAGGTCGATTCCTACCGCGGGGCTCCCGGGTCCGATGCCATTAGCGGCTACGTCACGTTGTCACCGGGAGAGGGGTTGGTGACCATCGATAGTCAGAATCCTACCCTGGATTTCCCCTCGGTTTTCATGCAGCCACTGACCTTTGATGCACTGCATGGATCGCTGGCGATCGACTGGGATACGCAGCGCGTGCGCATTGATAGCGGTGTCCTGACCACGCAGGGCGAAGAGGGTACGGCGCGTGTACTGCTGGGCCTCGAAATACCAACCTCGCCGCTAAAGGCCGGCATCGAGATGGACCTGTTGGTCGGCCTGCAGGATGCTCATCCTACCCAACGAGTCAAGTATACGCCCTATGTGCTCAACGCAGGTTTACTGCAGTGGTTGCGCGACAGTATCGGCGACGGTGTTATCGAGCAGGGCGCCTTTCTCTGGCGGGGTAGCCTGAACAAAGACGCTCCGCAGTTGCGCACCGTGCAGCTCGCTTTCAATGTTGCCGATATGGACCTGACCTATCACTCTCTGTGGCCTCCCGTAACGGTGCAGGAGGGCGTGATTCTGATCGATAATACGGATGTTAGCGTCTGGGCCGATCGTGCTGTTCTCTATGATTCAGTGGTAGAGGATTTATCGGTTGAAACCTGGCTCGGTGAACAGAATGCGATATTGCTGGCACTGCAGGGTGAAGTGTCAGGCCCTGCGAAAGACGGTTTGCAGGTGTTGAACAACTCACCGCTGTCGGGCGTTGTCGGTTCAGCTTTTGTCAATTGGCAGACCGAGGGGCAGCTTCATACCCGTCTCGACATTCTGCTTAACCTGAGTGATGGCTCTGTGCCGCCAGTGGTCGAGGTGGTCACCCAGTGGCGCGATGTAGATATCATGATCATACCGGGCAACCTCGCCGTTGACGGAGTTTCAGGTCAGTTTGAATACAGCACCGCCCGCGGATTTGCTTCCCGTGATTTACAGGGTTTTCTGTGGGGGCAGCGCATCGCCGCGCAGTTTCGGCAAGAACACCCGGACGTAACCGACCGCTACGATGCGGCGCTATCGGTGCTGAATATTGATCTCGCAACCGTCGCGAACATGGCGGACGTGCGAGACTGGTTGCAACTGGACCTACTGGCTTTTGCCGATGGTCACACGCCTGCGATTGCCTCCTTGCGGGTAACCCCTGGCGAGCGATCTCTGCTGACGCTGCAGAGTGAGTTGCAAGGCGTGCAGTTGGACTTGCCACCGCCTTGGAAAAAGCTGCCTGAGCAAAGCCGCCCGCTAAAGCTGTCGCTGCTTCTCGGTGCGGGGACAATGCCCCTGTCCCTTTCACTTGGCGACGATCTGGCGCTTCTGCTGTCGATTGTGGAGGGACGTATCGATGGAGGTGCGCTGGGGTTGGAAACAACGCTGCCTGATATCGAGGCGGGTGTCCTGCGAGTGGTGGGCCATACACCGTTGGTCGATGTGGATGCGTGGCTGGAATTTGTTGATACCTACATTACGGCTCCCTCTCAATTGTCTGCTGAGCGGATTGAGTTAGCGGCACCGGCGCAAACCGCCGGATCGCAGATTCCGTTGCAACGCACACCCACGCTGCCTCATGCGGAAAGTTCCGGCGGGTTGCCCTTCGAGTTCGTCATAGACAATGTGCAGGCGGATCGTGCGGTGTTTGGCGGTACGTCCCTGCAGGATGTGACAGTGAAGCTGGTGCTGGAGGATACGCTGTGGCACTTTGCCATGGATAACAGCTGGCTGCGCGCAGAGTTGACACTGCCTCGGTCTCCCGCGCCTTATATCCTCGATATTGACTATCTCGATCTTGCGGGTCTCCCGCAAGTCGCTCCTTCCGGCGCCGGGGAGGCTATCGGCTTGCAGTTGCCCCCAATGGACATCACCCTGGGGAACCTGTACCACGGCGACGTACGCCTGGGTGACCTGGCTCTGGACTTGCACAGTGAGGCCGGGTTGATGCGTGCAGAGGGCATTACCGGGACTGTGGCTGGCACGCGTCTGCCCCCGGAGGCACCGGGGCAGTTGTTATGGCAGGCGGGCGGCGGCGGTTATACATCGCTCTCGGGTCATTTCGGTTTCGATGACCTCGGCGATACCCTTGAACAGCTCGGCTACCAGCGGATCGTGGAAACTGACGAGGGTGCCATCGAACTGGACCTGCGCTGGCCCGGGGCACCCTGGGAGTTTTCTGTTGCTACCGGTGAGGGCTCTGTGTTGCTTGATATTCAGTCGGGCAGTTTTCTCGACGTGCCCTCCGGCGCCCAGGGCGCGTTGCGTGTTGTCAGCATCCTGAATCTGGCCGATATTGTCAGCCGCCTTAGCCTTTCGCACATGTTTGAGTCAGGCATACCTTTCGACAGTGTGGAGGGCGAGATATACCTGCATCGTGGGACTGTGGAGGTGCCACTTGTGGAGGTAACGGGCGGCTCCAGTTTTCAGCTCAGCGGGCTGTCCGAGATCGAGACACGCAGTCTTTCAGGCGAGCTGGTCGCCACCTTGCCGGTAGCCAGCAATCTGCCCTGGATAGCTGCTCTGGCCGCCAGTATTCCGGTGGCGGCAGGTGTGTATGTGGTGAGTAAGTTGTTTGATCAACAGATGAGTAGACTCTCTAGCGCGGTGTATTCTATCGGTGGCACCTGGGATGACCCGCAGGTCAATTTCGATCGTATTTTCGACAACACGGCCGTCGGTGGGCCGGAGAATAATGCGCAACTGCGTACAGGGCTTGAACCTGCGACGCGAGTGTTGCCTGCGGCAATTCTGGAGCCGCCGGCAGATTCGATCCGTGTTAATCCTGCTCCTCAGCCAATGCCTTGA
- a CDS encoding HPr family phosphocarrier protein yields the protein MIQTQVTIINKLGLHARAAAKLVACTSSFSSHIKIGKDGEMIDGKSIMSVMMLAAGKGTVLDIEIEGDDEEVARGALQALIDNFFDESE from the coding sequence GTGATCCAGACCCAGGTAACAATCATTAATAAACTCGGACTGCATGCCAGAGCAGCAGCCAAGCTGGTGGCATGCACATCATCGTTCTCCAGCCATATAAAAATTGGCAAGGACGGCGAGATGATCGACGGTAAAAGCATCATGTCGGTCATGATGCTGGCCGCCGGCAAGGGAACCGTGCTGGATATCGAGATAGAAGGCGACGACGAGGAGGTCGCTCGCGGTGCCCTGCAGGCCCTGATCGATAATTTTTTTGATGAGTCCGAATAG